Proteins from a single region of Pseudomonas phenolilytica:
- the topA gene encoding type I DNA topoisomerase: MGKSLVIVESPAKAKTINKYLGNQYVVKSSIGHIRDLPTSGSASKEPAKRGKAAAGETPALSPKEKAKRQLFARMGVDPEHDWKAKYEILPGKEKVIEELRRLAKEADTIYLATDLDREGEAIAWHLRESIGGDDTRYKRVVFNEITKKAIQEAFAQPGELDINRVNAQQARRFLDRVVGYMVSPLLWAKIARGLSAGRVQSVAVKLVVEREREIRAFVPEEYWEVHADLATTQQAKVRFEVARQNGEAFKPLNEAQATAALEKLKSSSYRVSKREDKPTSSKPSAPFITSTLQQAASNRLGFGVKKTMMMAQRLYEAGYITYMRTDSTNLSADAIAMVRGFIESEFGGKYLPEKANVYSSKEGAQEAHEAIRPSDVNLRPNQLSGMERDAERLYELIWRQFVACQMPPAQYLSTSVTATAGEFELRAKGRILKFDGYTKVMPQQSKAGEDDVLPDMQQGEALALLKLDPSQHFTKPPARYSEASLVKEMEKRGIGRPSTYAAIISTIQDRGYVSLHNRRFYSEKMGDIVTERLSESFENLMDYGFTAGMEEHLDDVAQGEREWKHVLDEFYGDFKRKLEQAEGSENGMRANQPTLTDIPCKVCGRPMMIRTASTGVFLGCSGYSLPPKERCKSTINLVPGDEIAADDEGESESLVLLGKHRCPICSTAMDAYLLDEKRKLHICGNNPDCSGYEIEEGQYRIKGYEGPSLECDKCGSEMQLKTGRFGKFFGCTNAECKNTRKLLKNGEPAPPKMDAVKMPELRCEKVDDTYVLRDGASGLFLAASQFPKNRETRAPLVKELIPHRDEIDPKYHFLLDAPQQDAEGRPTVIRFSRKTKEQYVQSEVDGKPTGWKAFFVGGKWKVEEK; the protein is encoded by the coding sequence ATGGGTAAATCGCTGGTCATCGTGGAATCACCGGCCAAGGCCAAGACAATCAACAAGTATTTGGGCAACCAGTACGTGGTGAAGTCGAGTATCGGCCATATCCGCGACCTTCCCACCAGCGGTTCCGCCAGCAAGGAGCCGGCAAAGCGCGGCAAGGCCGCCGCTGGCGAGACGCCCGCCCTGTCGCCCAAGGAGAAGGCCAAGCGTCAGCTGTTCGCGCGCATGGGCGTCGACCCGGAGCATGACTGGAAGGCCAAGTACGAGATCCTGCCGGGCAAGGAGAAGGTGATCGAGGAGCTGCGTCGCCTGGCCAAAGAAGCCGATACCATCTATCTCGCGACCGACTTGGATAGAGAAGGGGAGGCGATCGCCTGGCACCTGCGCGAATCCATCGGCGGCGACGACACCCGCTACAAGCGCGTGGTATTCAACGAAATCACCAAGAAGGCGATCCAGGAGGCGTTCGCGCAGCCCGGCGAACTCGACATCAATCGCGTCAATGCCCAGCAAGCCCGACGTTTCCTCGACCGCGTGGTCGGTTACATGGTGTCCCCGCTCCTGTGGGCGAAGATTGCTCGCGGCCTGTCCGCCGGTCGGGTGCAATCGGTGGCGGTGAAGCTGGTTGTGGAGCGCGAGCGTGAAATCCGCGCCTTCGTGCCGGAAGAATACTGGGAAGTGCATGCCGACCTGGCGACCACGCAGCAGGCTAAGGTGCGCTTCGAGGTGGCCCGCCAGAACGGTGAGGCATTCAAACCACTGAACGAGGCGCAGGCCACCGCAGCGCTGGAGAAACTCAAGAGCTCGAGCTACCGCGTCAGCAAGCGCGAGGACAAGCCGACCTCCAGCAAGCCATCGGCGCCGTTCATCACCTCGACCCTGCAGCAGGCTGCGAGCAACCGCCTCGGCTTCGGCGTGAAGAAGACCATGATGATGGCGCAGCGGCTCTACGAGGCGGGCTACATCACCTACATGCGTACCGACTCGACCAACCTCTCGGCCGACGCCATCGCCATGGTACGTGGCTTTATCGAGAGCGAGTTCGGTGGCAAGTACCTGCCCGAGAAGGCCAATGTCTATTCGAGCAAGGAGGGCGCGCAGGAGGCGCACGAGGCGATCCGCCCGTCTGATGTCAATCTGCGCCCCAACCAGCTTTCGGGAATGGAGCGCGATGCCGAGCGCCTTTACGAGCTGATCTGGCGCCAGTTCGTGGCTTGCCAGATGCCGCCGGCCCAGTACCTGTCCACCAGCGTCACGGCAACGGCCGGCGAGTTCGAGCTGCGTGCCAAGGGCCGCATTCTCAAGTTCGACGGCTACACCAAGGTCATGCCGCAGCAGAGCAAGGCCGGCGAGGACGACGTGCTCCCGGATATGCAGCAGGGCGAAGCGCTGGCGCTGCTCAAGCTCGACCCGAGCCAGCACTTCACCAAGCCACCCGCGCGCTACTCGGAAGCCAGCCTGGTCAAGGAGATGGAGAAGCGTGGTATCGGTCGTCCGTCCACTTATGCGGCGATCATTTCCACGATTCAGGATCGCGGCTACGTCTCGCTGCACAACCGCCGCTTCTATTCGGAAAAGATGGGCGACATCGTCACCGAACGCCTTTCCGAGAGCTTCGAGAACCTGATGGACTACGGCTTCACCGCCGGCATGGAAGAGCATCTGGACGACGTCGCGCAGGGCGAGCGCGAATGGAAGCACGTGCTCGATGAGTTCTATGGCGACTTCAAACGCAAGCTCGAGCAGGCGGAGGGCAGCGAGAACGGCATGCGCGCCAACCAGCCAACCCTGACCGACATTCCCTGCAAGGTCTGCGGCCGGCCGATGATGATCCGCACCGCGTCCACCGGCGTGTTCCTCGGCTGCTCTGGCTACAGCCTTCCGCCCAAGGAACGCTGCAAGTCGACGATCAACCTCGTGCCTGGTGACGAGATCGCTGCAGATGACGAGGGTGAATCAGAATCCCTGGTACTGCTGGGCAAGCATCGCTGTCCGATCTGCAGCACGGCGATGGATGCCTATTTGCTCGATGAGAAGCGCAAGCTGCATATCTGCGGTAACAACCCCGATTGCTCGGGCTACGAGATCGAGGAAGGCCAATACCGGATCAAGGGCTACGAAGGCCCAAGCCTGGAATGCGACAAGTGCGGCAGCGAGATGCAGCTCAAGACCGGTCGTTTCGGCAAATTCTTCGGCTGCACCAACGCCGAATGTAAGAACACTCGTAAGCTGCTGAAGAACGGCGAGCCGGCGCCGCCGAAGATGGATGCTGTGAAGATGCCGGAGCTACGTTGCGAGAAAGTTGACGACACCTACGTACTGCGTGACGGTGCATCGGGGCTGTTCCTGGCCGCCAGCCAGTTTCCGAAGAACCGCGAGACACGTGCTCCGCTGGTGAAGGAGCTGATCCCGCACCGTGACGAGATCGATCCGAAGTACCACTTCCTGCTGGACGCACCGCAGCAGGACGCAGAAGGTCGCCCGACGGTGATCCGCTTCAGCCGCAAAACCAAGGAGCAGTACGTGCAATCGGAAGTCGACGGCAAGCCGACCGGCTGGAAGGCCTTCTTCGTCGGCGGTAAGTGGAAGGTCGAGGAGAAGTAA
- a CDS encoding DUF6586 family protein — protein MAHELYTRTNQKIYFAGLSLDSWRKAEASGSLNAQGLIQAEREASLFHLYGALLGLCHEIAGYYRSPGAGASRVELILSRSVLDAAPSPELAELVELAEQGETWLASLLQAYVALFEPPRAPAKVKSDPRQPLIEAVSLDEPEPALTREELELWRQNLKSLALRFRESLTEW, from the coding sequence ATGGCTCACGAGCTCTACACCCGGACCAATCAGAAAATCTACTTCGCTGGTCTGTCGCTGGATAGTTGGCGCAAGGCCGAAGCATCGGGCTCGCTGAATGCGCAGGGGCTGATCCAGGCCGAGCGTGAGGCGAGCCTGTTCCATCTCTACGGCGCCCTGCTGGGGCTGTGTCATGAAATTGCCGGCTACTACCGCTCGCCTGGCGCCGGTGCGTCGCGGGTCGAACTGATTCTCTCGCGCTCGGTTCTCGACGCAGCGCCGAGTCCGGAGCTGGCCGAGCTGGTGGAACTGGCCGAGCAGGGGGAAACCTGGCTGGCCAGCCTGTTGCAAGCCTACGTGGCGCTATTCGAGCCGCCGCGTGCGCCGGCAAAGGTTAAATCCGATCCACGCCAGCCATTGATCGAGGCCGTCAGCCTCGACGAGCCGGAGCCCGCCCTGACCCGTGAGGAACTGGAGCTCTGGCGACAGAACCTGAAGAGTCTGGCCTTGCGCTTTCGCGAGTCGCTGACCGAGTGGTGA
- a CDS encoding DMT family transporter, producing MTPRILLLTTLAMFAFAGNSLLCRIALRDTAIDPASFTGVRLLGGALTLWFLMLRRERRAIPDGDWYGAAALFVYAAAFSFAYLHLDAGTGALLLFGAVQLSMIVWGLIRGERFGHWQIVGLILALGGLVFLLLPGSSAPSWHAALLMLASGVAWGIYSLRGRGTVNPLNATAGNFMRAVPLGILLSLAGWNQLQWDIPGLIYALLSGALASGVGYAIWYSALPGLTAIQAASVQLSVPLLTALAGALLLGEALTDRLLIAGTAILCGIALVMLTRKPEAA from the coding sequence ATGACGCCCCGCATTCTGCTGCTTACTACCTTGGCCATGTTCGCCTTCGCCGGCAATTCGCTGCTGTGCCGGATCGCCTTGCGAGACACCGCCATAGACCCCGCCAGCTTCACCGGCGTACGCCTGCTTGGCGGTGCGCTGACACTCTGGTTTCTGATGTTGCGACGGGAACGCCGCGCGATACCGGACGGTGACTGGTACGGTGCCGCGGCCTTGTTCGTGTACGCCGCAGCGTTCTCGTTCGCCTATCTGCATCTCGACGCCGGCACCGGCGCGCTGCTGCTATTCGGCGCCGTGCAGCTGAGCATGATCGTCTGGGGGCTGATACGTGGCGAGCGATTCGGCCACTGGCAGATCGTTGGCCTGATCCTGGCGCTGGGCGGCTTGGTATTTCTGCTGCTGCCGGGGAGTAGCGCGCCGTCATGGCATGCTGCGCTGCTTATGCTGGCCTCCGGAGTCGCCTGGGGAATCTATTCCCTGCGGGGACGCGGGACCGTCAATCCGCTGAATGCCACCGCCGGCAACTTCATGCGAGCGGTGCCGCTGGGCATCCTGCTGAGCCTGGCGGGCTGGAATCAATTGCAGTGGGATATCCCAGGCCTGATTTACGCGCTGCTCTCGGGCGCTCTGGCCTCTGGTGTCGGCTACGCCATCTGGTATTCGGCGTTACCCGGTCTAACGGCGATCCAGGCCGCCAGCGTGCAACTGAGCGTGCCACTGTTGACCGCCCTTGCCGGCGCGTTGCTGCTTGGCGAAGCACTGACGGACCGCCTGCTGATCGCCGGCACGGCAATTCTCTGCGGCATTGCCCTGGTCATGCTGACTCGCAAGCCAGAAGCGGCATGA
- the sulA gene encoding SOS-induced cell division inhibitor SulA, with translation MQYLPTPNTRPQLSLFEGLIAHGMPPFLAEPAPPQLERLSELSLSGNSEHCRLLLAPMLRELSDAPDSRWLTLVAPPAFLSSQWLRETGLNRERIILLQPRGIQGALELTCKALTSGCSHTVVSWFAHMDARMRSRLHSAASQGNTQSLNIRLGR, from the coding sequence ATGCAGTACCTCCCCACACCAAACACCAGGCCGCAGCTGTCCCTCTTCGAGGGACTGATCGCTCATGGCATGCCGCCCTTTCTCGCCGAACCAGCGCCGCCGCAACTCGAGCGCCTGAGTGAGTTGAGCCTGAGCGGCAACAGCGAGCATTGTCGGCTGCTACTCGCCCCCATGCTGCGCGAACTCAGCGATGCTCCCGACAGCCGCTGGCTCACGCTGGTCGCCCCTCCGGCATTTCTGTCGTCCCAGTGGCTACGCGAAACCGGACTGAATCGCGAACGCATCATCCTGCTGCAACCGCGCGGTATTCAGGGCGCGCTGGAGCTGACCTGCAAGGCGCTGACTTCCGGCTGCAGCCACACCGTCGTCAGCTGGTTTGCTCACATGGATGCCCGCATGCGCAGCAGGTTGCATAGCGCCGCCAGCCAGGGCAACACTCAGAGTCTCAACATTCGCCTAGGCCGCTAG
- the lexA gene encoding transcriptional repressor LexA — translation MIKLTPRQSEILAFIKRCLEDHGYPPTRAEIAQELGFKSPNAAEEHLKALARKGAIEMTPGASRGIRIPDFEPAAQEGSLPIIGRVAAGAPILAQQHVEESCQINPDFFHPRADYLLRVRGMSMKDIGIIDGDLLAVHSTRDARNGQVVVARVGEEVTVKRLKREGDKVWLLAENPEFAPIEVDLEHEDFVIEGLSVGVIRR, via the coding sequence ATGATCAAGCTGACGCCCCGCCAGTCGGAAATCCTCGCCTTCATCAAGCGCTGCCTGGAAGACCACGGCTACCCGCCGACGCGCGCCGAGATTGCACAGGAGCTCGGCTTCAAGTCCCCCAACGCCGCCGAGGAACATCTCAAAGCGCTGGCGCGCAAGGGCGCAATCGAGATGACGCCCGGCGCCTCGCGCGGGATACGCATCCCGGACTTCGAGCCCGCTGCGCAGGAAGGCAGCCTGCCGATCATCGGCCGGGTGGCAGCAGGCGCACCGATCCTGGCGCAACAGCATGTCGAGGAGTCCTGCCAGATCAATCCGGACTTTTTCCACCCGCGCGCCGACTACCTGCTGCGGGTACGTGGCATGAGCATGAAGGACATCGGCATCATCGATGGCGACTTGCTGGCAGTCCACAGCACCCGCGACGCGCGCAACGGCCAGGTCGTCGTCGCACGGGTCGGCGAAGAGGTTACCGTCAAGCGCCTCAAGCGCGAAGGTGACAAGGTCTGGTTGCTGGCGGAAAACCCCGAGTTCGCACCTATCGAAGTGGATCTCGAACATGAAGACTTCGTGATCGAGGGCTTGAGTGTCGGCGTGATACGCCGCTAG
- a CDS encoding TetR/AcrR family transcriptional regulator: MAQSETVERILDAAEQLFAEKGFAETSLRLITSKAGVNLAAVNYHFGSKKALIQAVFSRFLGPFCASLERELDRRESISDKPDTLEELLEILVEQALAVKPRSGDDLSIFMRLLGLSFSQSQGHLRRYLEDMYGKVFRRYMLRVHEAAPNIPPIELFWRVHFMLGAAAFSMSGIKALRAIAENDFGARTSIEQIMRMMVPFLAAGMRAESGVADAALAEAQPKGRRNAVAVPAKG; this comes from the coding sequence ATGGCGCAGTCCGAGACAGTCGAGCGCATTTTGGATGCAGCGGAACAGCTGTTCGCTGAAAAAGGCTTCGCTGAGACTTCGCTTCGCCTGATCACCAGCAAGGCCGGCGTAAACCTGGCGGCGGTGAATTATCACTTCGGTTCGAAGAAGGCGCTGATTCAGGCAGTTTTCTCACGCTTTCTCGGCCCCTTCTGCGCCAGCCTGGAACGCGAGCTGGATCGCCGCGAGTCGATTTCCGATAAGCCGGATACGCTCGAAGAGCTGCTGGAAATACTGGTGGAGCAGGCCCTGGCGGTTAAACCGCGCAGCGGCGACGACCTGTCGATTTTCATGCGCCTGCTCGGACTTTCCTTCAGCCAGAGCCAGGGCCATCTGCGGCGCTACCTCGAAGATATGTACGGCAAGGTATTCCGTCGCTACATGCTGCGTGTGCATGAGGCCGCGCCGAACATTCCACCGATTGAGCTGTTCTGGCGCGTGCATTTCATGCTCGGTGCGGCGGCGTTCAGCATGTCCGGGATCAAGGCACTTCGCGCGATTGCCGAGAATGACTTCGGTGCCCGGACTTCGATCGAGCAGATCATGCGGATGATGGTGCCGTTCCTGGCGGCTGGCATGCGGGCCGAGAGCGGTGTGGCAGATGCTGCGCTGGCCGAGGCCCAGCCCAAGGGCAGGCGCAACGCCGTAGCCGTGCCGGCGAAGGGGTGA
- a CDS encoding L,D-transpeptidase, with product MTHLDCLYISLADQQLYGFADGKLRCRFAVSTALNGAGERNGSGCTPRGRHQVRARIGGGLPLGAVLRGRRWTGEIWSAELHERFPGRDWILSRILWLSGCEIGRNRLGDVDTFRRYIYLHGTPDCEPMGVPLSHGCIRMRNVDLARLFEQVPLHCPVHIEERARPEWASAELAQGFI from the coding sequence ATGACCCATCTCGATTGTTTGTACATCTCCCTCGCCGACCAGCAGCTCTATGGCTTTGCCGACGGGAAGCTGCGTTGCCGCTTTGCGGTATCCACTGCCCTTAATGGCGCCGGCGAGCGCAACGGCTCGGGTTGCACGCCGCGTGGCCGGCATCAGGTGCGTGCGCGTATCGGTGGCGGTCTGCCGCTTGGTGCGGTGCTGCGTGGCCGGCGCTGGACCGGAGAAATTTGGTCGGCCGAGCTTCACGAGCGTTTTCCCGGGCGCGACTGGATTCTGAGCCGAATTCTCTGGCTGAGTGGTTGCGAGATCGGCCGTAATCGGCTCGGCGATGTCGATACCTTTCGCCGCTACATCTATCTGCACGGCACGCCTGATTGCGAACCCATGGGCGTTCCGCTGTCGCACGGTTGCATTCGTATGCGCAATGTCGATCTGGCCCGGCTGTTCGAGCAGGTGCCGCTGCATTGCCCCGTCCACATAGAAGAACGCGCCCGCCCGGAATGGGCAAGCGCCGAACTTGCTCAAGGATTTATCTGA
- the nagZ gene encoding beta-N-acetylhexosaminidase, with the protein MHGSLMLDIGGTWLTPEDRHLLRQPEVGGLILFARNIEHPRQVQELCRAIRALRPDLLLAVDQEGGRVQRLRQDFVRLPAMREFSRHADGARLAEICGWVMATEVLAVGLDFSFAPVLDLDHQRSGVVGTRAFEADPERAVELIGAFIRGMRAAGMATTGKHFPGHGWAEADSHVAIPVDGRSLDELRNHDLVPFRALAPVLDAVMPAHVIFPEVDAQPAGFSRRWLQDILRGELGFRGVIFSDDLSMAGAHVAGDAAARIEAALLAGCDMGLVCNDRPAAELALTALQRLGVQPAPALARMRSAGTASLDYKQQPRWLESIGALRSAGLID; encoded by the coding sequence ATGCACGGTTCACTGATGCTGGATATCGGCGGTACCTGGCTGACGCCCGAGGATCGCCACCTGTTGCGCCAGCCGGAAGTCGGCGGGTTGATTCTGTTCGCTCGCAATATCGAGCATCCCCGCCAGGTACAAGAGCTGTGCCGTGCGATTCGCGCGCTACGGCCCGATCTGCTGCTGGCGGTGGATCAGGAAGGTGGGCGCGTGCAGCGGCTGCGTCAGGATTTCGTGCGGCTACCAGCAATGCGCGAGTTTTCCCGTCACGCCGACGGTGCGCGTCTGGCTGAGATCTGCGGCTGGGTGATGGCTACCGAGGTGCTGGCCGTGGGGCTGGATTTCAGTTTCGCGCCGGTGCTCGACCTCGATCACCAGCGCAGCGGCGTCGTCGGTACGCGTGCCTTCGAGGCGGACCCTGAGCGCGCGGTCGAGCTGATCGGCGCGTTCATCCGTGGTATGCGCGCGGCCGGTATGGCCACAACCGGCAAGCACTTCCCCGGTCATGGCTGGGCTGAGGCAGATTCGCACGTGGCGATTCCGGTTGACGGACGCAGCCTCGACGAGCTGCGCAATCACGATCTGGTGCCGTTCCGCGCACTGGCGCCTGTGCTCGATGCGGTGATGCCGGCGCACGTGATTTTTCCTGAAGTCGATGCGCAGCCGGCAGGCTTTTCCCGCCGCTGGCTGCAGGACATCCTGCGTGGTGAGCTGGGCTTTCGTGGGGTGATCTTCAGTGATGATCTGTCGATGGCAGGGGCGCATGTGGCAGGTGATGCGGCGGCCCGCATCGAGGCTGCGCTGCTGGCCGGTTGCGACATGGGGCTGGTATGCAACGACCGCCCAGCAGCGGAGCTGGCGCTGACCGCACTGCAACGCCTCGGCGTGCAGCCCGCACCGGCGCTCGCACGCATGCGCAGCGCCGGCACCGCGTCGCTTGACTACAAGCAGCAGCCGCGCTGGCTCGAATCGATTGGTGCGCTGCGCAGCGCCGGGCTCATCGACTGA
- a CDS encoding S-methyl-5'-thioinosine phosphorylase: MTVHAIIGGTGLTELSGLVLREIRAIETPYGLPSADIVCGEFAGREVLFLARHGHPHRIAPHQVNYRANLWALRHAGAQSVIAVNAVGGIHAAMGTGHFCVPHQIIDYSYGREHTFFAGDLDHVTHIDFTHPYDAQLRERLIAALQAQGCAFSDHGVYGCTQGPRLETAAEIARMERDGCDIVGMTGMPEAALARELQLPYACLALVVNPAAGKANEVITMSAIEAALVEGIGQARAVLARVLV, encoded by the coding sequence ATGACTGTCCACGCCATTATCGGCGGCACCGGCCTGACCGAGCTCAGCGGGCTCGTGCTGCGCGAGATCAGAGCGATCGAGACGCCCTACGGCCTGCCTTCTGCCGACATCGTGTGCGGTGAGTTCGCCGGACGCGAGGTCCTGTTTCTCGCCCGTCACGGACACCCGCATCGCATCGCGCCGCATCAGGTCAACTACCGGGCGAACCTGTGGGCGTTGCGTCATGCCGGCGCGCAGTCTGTCATCGCGGTAAATGCCGTCGGCGGTATCCACGCCGCTATGGGTACCGGGCATTTTTGTGTACCGCATCAGATCATCGACTACAGCTACGGTCGCGAACATACCTTCTTCGCTGGCGACCTCGACCACGTCACCCATATCGATTTCACTCATCCCTACGATGCGCAACTACGTGAACGGCTGATTGCCGCGTTGCAGGCTCAGGGTTGCGCTTTCAGCGACCATGGCGTCTATGGCTGCACGCAAGGGCCGCGCCTGGAGACGGCTGCCGAGATCGCCCGAATGGAGCGCGACGGCTGCGACATCGTCGGGATGACCGGCATGCCCGAGGCTGCGCTGGCGCGTGAACTGCAGTTGCCTTACGCGTGCCTGGCGCTGGTGGTCAATCCCGCGGCAGGCAAGGCGAACGAGGTGATCACCATGAGCGCGATCGAGGCGGCGTTGGTCGAGGGTATCGGTCAGGCACGTGCCGTGCTGGCCCGAGTTCTGGTCTGA
- a CDS encoding LEA type 2 family protein, protein MLCPPRITRTLNTVVLLGLFSLLSGCSTWFGAEFRDPRVELTKVEIIKARLLEQQFLLRFRIDNPNDRSLPVRGLVYTVHLNDVELASGESSGWLTVPANGFDYYEVPVHTNLWRHMKYIVRLLEKPDRPIRYRFDGEIKTGLMFGRKVHVASNGEIIPGNFIPE, encoded by the coding sequence ATGCTTTGCCCGCCACGAATAACAAGAACGCTAAACACCGTGGTTCTGCTGGGTCTTTTCAGCCTGCTGAGCGGTTGCTCCACCTGGTTCGGCGCCGAGTTTCGCGATCCGCGCGTCGAGCTGACGAAGGTCGAGATCATCAAGGCTCGGCTGCTGGAACAACAGTTTCTGCTGCGCTTTCGCATCGACAATCCCAACGACCGCAGTTTGCCGGTACGCGGGCTCGTCTATACCGTACACCTGAACGATGTCGAGCTGGCGAGCGGCGAGTCCAGCGGCTGGCTGACAGTGCCGGCCAACGGCTTCGACTATTACGAAGTGCCGGTGCATACCAACCTGTGGCGGCACATGAAATACATCGTGCGCCTGCTGGAAAAGCCTGATCGGCCGATCCGCTATCGCTTCGACGGCGAGATCAAGACCGGCCTGATGTTCGGCCGCAAGGTGCATGTCGCGAGCAATGGCGAGATAATCCCCGGCAA